One stretch of Pseudomonas fluorescens Q2-87 DNA includes these proteins:
- a CDS encoding amino acid ABC transporter ATP-binding protein, whose amino-acid sequence MNTMLTVRGLHKRFGDHEVVKGVDLDVAEGEVVVIIGPSGSGKSTFIRCLNSLEAPSAGSVVIGNGASIKAGDRKALAKLREEVGMVFQDYTLFPHMSVLANMMLAPVKLKRASKAQAQSNALTLLDRVGLRHKADSYPSELSGGQQQRVAIVRALAMKPKLLLFDEPTSALDPETVGDVLNVMKGLAVEGMTMIVVTHEMGFAREVADRVVFFDGGRIVEMGPPSQIFSTPKEPRTRQFLQAVLH is encoded by the coding sequence ATGAACACGATGTTGACGGTACGTGGGTTGCACAAGCGGTTCGGTGACCACGAGGTGGTCAAAGGGGTGGACCTGGACGTCGCCGAGGGCGAAGTGGTGGTGATCATTGGCCCCAGCGGGTCGGGAAAGTCGACCTTCATTCGCTGCCTCAACAGCCTCGAAGCACCTTCAGCGGGCAGCGTGGTCATCGGCAACGGTGCGTCGATCAAGGCCGGCGATCGCAAGGCGCTGGCGAAGCTGCGGGAGGAGGTGGGCATGGTGTTCCAGGACTACACCTTGTTCCCGCACATGTCGGTGCTGGCGAACATGATGCTCGCACCGGTCAAGCTCAAGCGCGCATCGAAGGCCCAGGCGCAAAGCAATGCGCTGACGTTGCTGGATCGCGTCGGGCTACGGCATAAGGCTGACAGCTATCCGTCCGAGCTGTCCGGTGGTCAGCAACAGCGGGTGGCGATCGTCCGCGCCTTGGCCATGAAGCCCAAGCTGCTGCTGTTCGATGAACCCACATCGGCGCTGGACCCGGAAACGGTCGGCGATGTGCTGAATGTAATGAAGGGCTTGGCCGTCGAAGGCATGACCATGATCGTCGTGACTCACGAGATGGGTTTCGCCCGTGAGGTGGCGGATCGGGTGGTGTTTTTCGACGGCGGGCGGATCGTCGAGATGGGCCCACCCTCACAGATTTTCAGCACGCCAAAAGAACCCCGGACACGGCAATTTCTTCAGGCGGTGCTTCACTAG
- a CDS encoding LysR substrate-binding domain-containing protein, with translation MNFKQVEAFRAVMLSGSMTAAAESLHTSQPNISRLIAQLERNAGFKLFERVAGRLLPTDEGAALFADVERAFIGLHSLEKSAQNIRRAGTGRLRIAAVPSLSLTVLPRVIQRFRQENPDVAISLHTNDSPMVAHWAASQFCDLGLVSYVGEDMPGVTTQLICDVPGVCVFPKGHRLSALASIGPEDLKGEEFISLSQNDGSRTRVDRAFPEDRGHRKLNLETPYAATICSLVGLGLGVSIVSPIVALEYLHTGIETRPFRPQIRFPTYLLLPADRPQSLLTQRFGQLIHEMLTAVAKDWQ, from the coding sequence ATGAACTTCAAACAAGTCGAAGCCTTTCGCGCGGTCATGTTGAGTGGCTCGATGACCGCCGCAGCCGAGTCCCTGCATACCTCCCAACCCAACATCAGCCGATTGATCGCCCAACTGGAGCGTAACGCCGGCTTCAAGCTGTTCGAGCGGGTCGCTGGACGCCTGCTTCCTACCGATGAAGGGGCCGCGTTGTTCGCCGATGTCGAACGGGCCTTCATCGGCCTGCACAGCCTTGAGAAATCGGCACAGAACATCCGGCGCGCCGGCACGGGGCGCTTGCGTATCGCCGCGGTCCCGTCGCTGTCACTGACCGTGTTGCCCCGCGTGATCCAGCGCTTTCGCCAGGAGAACCCGGACGTCGCGATCTCGCTGCATACCAACGACTCCCCCATGGTCGCCCATTGGGCCGCCTCGCAATTTTGCGATCTGGGACTGGTGTCGTACGTGGGTGAGGACATGCCGGGGGTGACGACCCAGTTGATTTGCGATGTGCCGGGAGTCTGTGTATTTCCCAAGGGCCATCGACTGAGCGCACTGGCGTCCATCGGACCGGAAGACCTCAAAGGCGAGGAATTCATTTCGCTGTCCCAGAATGACGGCTCGCGGACCCGAGTCGACCGGGCATTCCCCGAAGACCGAGGCCATCGCAAGCTGAACCTGGAAACGCCTTACGCCGCCACCATTTGTTCACTGGTAGGACTTGGGCTGGGCGTGAGCATCGTCAGTCCGATCGTGGCGCTGGAATACCTGCACACCGGTATCGAAACCCGCCCCTTTCGTCCACAGATACGCTTCCCGACTTACCTGCTACTTCCGGCAGACAGGCCGCAAAGCCTGCTGACACAACGGTTCGGGCAATTGATCCATGAAATGCTCACCGCCGTCGCGAAGGACTGGCAGTGA
- a CDS encoding (2Fe-2S)-binding protein: MRTDPLFQPITSEVRATRTVSLTFNDQPLNVPAGMSVAAALLMSGIDRFRATPVSESPRAPYCMMGVCFECLVEIDGVPNRQSCLIEVADGMRIHSQEGARDLIYRTMNVQAVEVQS; encoded by the coding sequence ATGCGCACTGATCCGCTGTTTCAACCGATCACCAGTGAGGTCAGGGCGACGCGGACGGTGAGCCTGACGTTCAACGATCAACCGCTGAACGTGCCCGCCGGCATGAGCGTCGCCGCTGCCTTGCTGATGTCTGGCATCGATCGCTTTCGCGCCACCCCGGTCAGTGAGTCGCCTCGAGCGCCGTACTGCATGATGGGCGTGTGCTTCGAATGCCTGGTCGAGATCGATGGCGTCCCTAACCGCCAAAGCTGCCTGATCGAAGTGGCTGACGGCATGCGCATCCATTCCCAGGAGGGCGCACGGGATCTGATCTATCGAACGATGAATGTCCAGGCCGTGGAGGTGCAGTCATGA
- the argH gene encoding argininosuccinate lyase — translation MQASKVSRRLKEATAPEVNEYIYRPRLQGFAEGFDLLGNINKAHIVMLAEQGLIRDEHATVLAKGVLEMEEAGPGEVSLDPSREDAYFNYEAHLIGLIGTDIGGRLHTGRSRNDILATLDRLRCREVLMDLIDALLEVRQTAVDNAEVFADVVMPGYTHLQPAQPITYGYYLSAVEQALARDCKRLTQTLESMNQSPLGAAAFAGTPFNIDRGRTAELLGFDGYLDNALDAVGSRDFILESLSHLSLLAVFWSRVAQDYFVWSTHEFSLIDFPDSVAATSSIMPQKKNPTVLEYLKGRSGHIVGLLMGASISIKGSNFSHTGDGNREGTRGFWEAADESLRCLKLLNLVLRTATPNFELAVRRAGEDFSTATGLADLIVQEADLSFREAHHVVGGVVRMAMDAGMLAHQIDTAMVDLCALEQLGHALNLPAQKVRDCLDPIANVQARISAGGPSMASLKPSLLRANTRVATERHANQARRARLATAQERLQAATRAQAGR, via the coding sequence ATGCAAGCATCCAAAGTCAGCCGACGCCTGAAGGAAGCCACCGCTCCGGAAGTCAACGAGTACATCTACCGGCCGCGCCTGCAGGGGTTCGCCGAAGGTTTCGACCTCTTGGGCAACATCAACAAGGCCCATATCGTCATGCTTGCCGAGCAGGGCCTGATCCGTGATGAGCACGCCACTGTGTTGGCCAAGGGTGTCCTGGAGATGGAGGAGGCCGGACCGGGTGAAGTGTCCCTCGATCCCTCCCGGGAGGACGCCTATTTCAACTATGAAGCCCACTTGATCGGGTTGATCGGCACCGATATCGGCGGCCGCCTGCACACGGGTCGCAGTCGCAACGACATCCTCGCCACGCTCGACCGGCTGCGTTGCCGCGAGGTACTGATGGACTTGATCGATGCCTTGCTTGAAGTCCGGCAAACAGCCGTCGACAACGCTGAGGTGTTCGCCGATGTGGTGATGCCCGGCTATACCCACCTGCAACCGGCACAACCGATCACCTACGGCTATTACCTTTCGGCGGTGGAACAGGCGCTGGCCCGCGATTGCAAGCGCCTGACCCAGACGTTGGAGTCGATGAACCAAAGCCCGCTGGGCGCGGCGGCCTTCGCCGGGACGCCGTTCAACATCGATCGTGGACGCACCGCTGAATTGCTGGGTTTCGATGGTTATCTGGACAACGCCCTGGACGCGGTCGGCTCGCGGGATTTCATTCTCGAAAGCCTGTCGCACCTGAGTCTGCTGGCGGTGTTCTGGAGCCGTGTGGCCCAGGACTACTTTGTCTGGAGCACGCACGAATTCAGCCTGATCGACTTCCCCGACAGCGTGGCCGCGACGTCGAGCATCATGCCGCAAAAGAAAAACCCCACGGTGCTGGAATACCTCAAGGGTCGTAGCGGGCATATCGTTGGCTTGTTGATGGGAGCGAGCATCAGCATCAAGGGCAGCAACTTCTCCCACACCGGCGACGGCAATCGCGAGGGCACCCGTGGATTTTGGGAGGCCGCCGACGAGAGCCTGCGCTGCCTGAAGCTACTGAACCTGGTGTTGCGCACCGCGACGCCGAACTTCGAGCTGGCCGTACGCCGCGCGGGCGAGGACTTTTCGACCGCCACCGGCCTTGCCGACCTGATCGTTCAGGAAGCGGACCTGTCGTTCCGCGAGGCCCATCACGTGGTGGGCGGTGTCGTGCGCATGGCCATGGATGCGGGCATGCTCGCGCACCAGATCGATACCGCCATGGTCGACCTATGTGCGCTGGAGCAACTGGGGCACGCGCTGAATCTTCCAGCCCAGAAAGTGCGAGATTGCCTCGACCCCATCGCCAACGTACAGGCCAGAATTTCAGCGGGGGGGCCGTCGATGGCTTCACTCAAACCGAGCCTGCTTCGCGCCAACACGCGTGTCGCCACCGAGCGCCACGCCAATCAGGCCCGTCGTGCTCGTTTGGCGACGGCCCAGGAGCGTCTGCAAGCGGCTACACGGGCACAGGCGGGGAGATGA
- a CDS encoding RidA family protein has protein sequence MLDITRIETNQRMSRVVQCNGFTFLGGQTAADRTQDIKGQTAQVLAKIDNYLAQAGLDKTRILSAQVWLSDIQAHFAGMNEVWDAWAPEGHAPARATVESRLAAPDLLVEITVIAAG, from the coding sequence ATGCTGGACATCACCCGGATCGAAACCAATCAACGCATGAGCCGCGTCGTTCAATGCAATGGCTTCACCTTTCTCGGCGGCCAGACGGCCGCTGACCGGACGCAGGACATCAAGGGCCAGACCGCCCAGGTGCTGGCAAAAATCGACAACTACCTGGCCCAGGCCGGTCTGGACAAGACTCGCATTCTCAGTGCCCAGGTCTGGCTGTCGGATATCCAGGCCCATTTCGCCGGTATGAACGAGGTGTGGGACGCCTGGGCCCCGGAAGGCCATGCACCGGCGCGCGCCACCGTTGAATCGCGTCTTGCGGCCCCGGACCTGTTGGTGGAAATCACCGTCATCGCCGCGGGTTGA
- a CDS encoding NAD(P)/FAD-dependent oxidoreductase gives MSEASGRVADVLVIGGGIHGLSTALFLAQAGVRVTVLEAEYCGRHASGVNAGGVRTLGRHTAEIPLALASRQLWHDLENSLGGDGGFVPSGQLKLAESAAELLECRLRVEHLQALGFTHEVLIDQHQVFEKVPSISRHVTGGIWVEDDGYAVPYKTVTAFRLAAQRRGVRIHENTPAQRIEQTGSGWQVHTPGGCFSAEHLVVTAGAWAAELAAQVGEPVPAHPEGLMLMVTHRVAPFCAPVLGATTRALSFKQFANGTVVIGGKLIGSLDFLSRHGEVDMTRLGSSARTVTDLFPHLRHLGVNRVWAGVEAFTADDLPVIGASRKASNLSYSFGFCGSGFQMGPGTGKRLAQLILGEHSDISLEPFAIDRFEVTATVTASNGQPT, from the coding sequence GTGAGTGAGGCGAGTGGGCGCGTGGCGGATGTGCTGGTGATTGGCGGCGGCATCCATGGCCTGAGCACTGCGTTATTCCTCGCGCAAGCTGGCGTCAGGGTGACGGTGCTGGAAGCGGAGTATTGCGGCCGCCACGCCTCTGGCGTGAACGCCGGAGGGGTGCGTACCCTGGGGCGCCACACAGCGGAAATTCCGTTGGCCCTGGCCTCGCGGCAGCTTTGGCATGATCTTGAGAACAGCTTGGGCGGCGACGGCGGTTTTGTTCCCAGCGGGCAGCTCAAGCTGGCGGAGAGCGCGGCGGAGCTACTGGAGTGCCGGCTCCGTGTCGAGCACCTCCAGGCGTTGGGTTTCACCCACGAAGTGCTGATCGACCAGCACCAGGTGTTCGAGAAAGTGCCGAGCATTTCCCGGCATGTGACGGGCGGTATCTGGGTCGAGGACGATGGCTACGCGGTGCCTTACAAGACGGTCACCGCGTTTCGCCTGGCTGCGCAGAGACGTGGTGTACGGATCCACGAGAACACCCCGGCCCAGCGCATCGAACAAACCGGCTCTGGATGGCAAGTGCACACACCTGGCGGCTGTTTCAGCGCGGAACATCTGGTGGTGACGGCAGGCGCCTGGGCCGCCGAGCTGGCGGCGCAGGTTGGCGAGCCGGTCCCGGCCCATCCCGAAGGCCTGATGTTGATGGTCACCCATCGGGTCGCACCGTTCTGTGCCCCGGTGTTGGGCGCCACGACAAGGGCCTTGTCCTTCAAGCAGTTCGCCAACGGCACCGTCGTGATTGGTGGCAAGCTGATCGGGTCGTTGGATTTTCTCTCGCGCCATGGCGAAGTCGACATGACGCGTCTGGGCAGCAGCGCGCGCACGGTCACCGACTTGTTCCCCCATTTGCGACACTTGGGCGTCAACCGCGTCTGGGCCGGCGTTGAAGCCTTTACCGCCGATGACCTACCGGTGATAGGGGCCAGTCGCAAGGCCAGCAACCTCAGCTACTCATTTGGATTTTGTGGCAGCGGCTTTCAGATGGGCCCTGGCACCGGTAAACGCCTGGCCCAGCTTATTTTGGGCGAGCATTCGGACATCTCCCTGGAACCCTTCGCCATCGACCGTTTCGAAGTCACCGCCACTGTGACGGCTTCAAATGGCCAACCCACCTAA
- a CDS encoding amino acid ABC transporter permease yields MNFLIENWAFVCKGLWMTLRLAMVVLLFTTLISIVLGVMATLKNRLLGWTIHAYVELFRSIPLIVNVFFIFFGAPMLGLDLSPFAAVTTGLTLWGSANGIEIVRGGLESVARHQWKSAWALGLRPWQIYLYVIAPQSMRAILPAYTGLLTMLVQATSLGALVGVGEFLKVGQIIIERDTVMTGVSPAFSVYGLVLLVYFVICSLLSWLSRYLERRLGRPVTRATPKEVSTCKHPKSADA; encoded by the coding sequence ATGAATTTCCTGATCGAAAACTGGGCCTTCGTTTGCAAGGGCCTGTGGATGACCCTGCGCCTGGCGATGGTGGTGCTGCTGTTCACCACGCTGATCTCCATCGTTCTGGGCGTCATGGCGACGCTGAAGAACCGCCTGTTGGGGTGGACCATCCACGCTTACGTCGAGCTGTTTCGCTCGATTCCGCTGATCGTCAATGTGTTCTTCATTTTTTTCGGCGCACCGATGCTGGGCCTGGACCTGAGTCCGTTCGCGGCGGTGACCACCGGACTGACCCTGTGGGGCAGTGCCAATGGCATCGAGATTGTGCGCGGTGGCCTGGAATCGGTGGCTCGCCACCAATGGAAAAGCGCCTGGGCGCTGGGGCTGCGTCCTTGGCAGATCTATCTGTACGTGATCGCGCCACAGTCGATGCGGGCCATTCTGCCGGCCTATACCGGTCTGCTGACCATGTTGGTACAGGCCACGTCCCTGGGGGCGCTGGTGGGTGTCGGCGAGTTTCTCAAGGTCGGCCAGATCATCATCGAGCGCGACACCGTCATGACCGGCGTCAGCCCCGCGTTCAGCGTCTACGGCCTGGTCCTGTTGGTGTATTTCGTCATCTGTTCACTGCTGAGTTGGCTCAGCCGTTATCTCGAACGTCGGCTGGGTCGCCCAGTGACGCGTGCCACTCCTAAAGAGGTTTCAACATGCAAGCATCCAAAGTCAGCCGACGCCTGA
- a CDS encoding NAD(P)/FAD-dependent oxidoreductase, translated as MSQDRHNPVQSQVIVIGGGLVGMAVAYGLARNGVDIQVLDQGDDAFRASRGNFGLVWVQGKGHDLPDYSRWTRSSATRWPALAQALMADSGIDVQLRQPGGFHMCFNDEELLERQSRLQTLRDALGDYPFEMLDAAELKARLPLIGPAVVGASYTPQDGHVNPLKLLRALHASAQAKGVRLLGGVQVERIDCAAGEFRVRAGQRCFVAPRIVLAAGLGNAALARQVGLYAPVAPNRGQVLISERIRPFLHYPTLNVRQTDEGTVQLGDSMEEVGFDDGTSTEVLAAIAKRGVTTFPLLRDVGLVRAWGALRVMSPDGLPIYQQSSAHPGAFVVTCHSGVTLAAAHALRIAPWIMGGPPPDELGVFSGDRFLTDKVFSHAH; from the coding sequence ATGAGCCAGGACAGGCACAATCCCGTGCAGTCGCAAGTGATCGTTATCGGCGGCGGGCTGGTGGGCATGGCGGTGGCCTATGGCTTGGCACGCAACGGTGTCGACATCCAGGTGCTCGATCAGGGCGATGATGCGTTTCGTGCCTCTCGGGGCAATTTCGGCCTGGTCTGGGTCCAGGGCAAGGGCCATGACCTCCCGGATTACTCGCGCTGGACTCGGTCTTCGGCCACTCGCTGGCCGGCGCTTGCCCAGGCGCTGATGGCCGACAGCGGTATCGATGTCCAGCTCAGGCAACCGGGTGGCTTCCATATGTGCTTCAACGACGAAGAACTGTTGGAGCGTCAGTCGCGGCTGCAAACCTTGCGGGATGCGCTGGGGGATTATCCGTTCGAAATGCTGGACGCCGCCGAACTGAAAGCCCGCTTGCCATTGATCGGCCCAGCGGTGGTCGGTGCCAGCTATACGCCTCAGGACGGCCACGTCAATCCACTGAAATTGCTTCGGGCCTTGCACGCCTCGGCCCAGGCCAAAGGCGTGCGATTGCTGGGTGGCGTGCAGGTCGAGCGCATTGATTGCGCCGCCGGCGAGTTTCGGGTGAGAGCCGGCCAACGCTGCTTCGTCGCGCCAAGGATCGTCCTGGCCGCCGGCCTGGGCAACGCGGCGCTGGCCCGGCAGGTGGGCCTGTATGCACCGGTAGCGCCCAACCGCGGACAAGTGTTGATCAGCGAGCGGATCCGGCCATTTCTTCACTATCCGACGCTCAACGTGCGCCAGACCGATGAAGGCACCGTACAGCTTGGCGATTCCATGGAGGAGGTGGGCTTTGATGACGGCACGTCCACCGAGGTGTTGGCCGCCATCGCCAAGCGCGGTGTCACGACCTTTCCCTTGCTGCGGGACGTGGGGCTGGTCCGGGCCTGGGGCGCATTGCGGGTGATGAGCCCGGACGGATTGCCCATTTACCAGCAATCAAGCGCGCACCCGGGGGCCTTCGTGGTCACCTGTCACAGCGGCGTGACCTTGGCGGCCGCCCATGCCCTGCGCATCGCGCCGTGGATCATGGGCGGGCCGCCGCCTGATGAGCTGGGAGTGTTTTCCGGAGATCGTTTTCTAACCGACAAGGTGTTTTCACATGCGCACTGA
- a CDS encoding ABC transporter permease has product MHKNGFFSLLYHLLFITFIVAPLVVVMAIAFTDKGYLSLPTDGLSLRWFRALLENQEMLDAFFLSLKLGLFSATVATLLAVPAALAISRYEFAGRSTLTGFLLSPLMIPSVVLGIAFLRFFSMAQIGGSFWALSITHVIVVLPYALRLTLASTIGLERDIEQAALSLGARRWSAFYRVVLPRIRTGVMGGWMLAFIQSFDELTMTVFVATPGTTTLPVAMYNQISQTIDPLITAVSTVLIIGTLLLMLVLDRMVGLDRVLIGESK; this is encoded by the coding sequence ATGCACAAGAACGGATTTTTCTCGCTGCTGTACCACCTGCTGTTCATCACTTTCATCGTCGCGCCGCTGGTGGTGGTGATGGCGATCGCCTTTACCGATAAGGGCTACCTGTCGTTGCCCACCGACGGCTTGTCGTTGCGCTGGTTCCGGGCGCTGCTTGAGAACCAGGAAATGCTCGACGCATTCTTCCTGTCGTTGAAGCTGGGCCTGTTTTCAGCCACTGTCGCGACGCTGCTGGCGGTCCCGGCGGCATTGGCGATCAGCCGCTACGAGTTCGCCGGGCGCAGCACGCTGACGGGTTTTCTGCTGTCGCCGCTGATGATTCCTTCCGTGGTGTTGGGCATCGCATTCCTGCGGTTTTTCTCCATGGCACAGATTGGCGGATCGTTCTGGGCGCTGAGCATCACCCACGTGATTGTGGTGTTGCCCTATGCCTTGCGGCTGACGCTGGCTTCGACCATCGGCCTGGAGCGCGACATCGAACAAGCAGCCCTGTCACTCGGCGCACGGCGCTGGAGCGCTTTTTATCGGGTGGTGCTGCCGCGTATCCGCACAGGGGTGATGGGCGGCTGGATGTTGGCGTTCATCCAGAGCTTCGATGAGCTGACCATGACCGTATTCGTCGCCACGCCAGGCACCACGACGTTGCCGGTGGCCATGTACAACCAGATCTCCCAGACCATTGATCCGTTGATCACTGCGGTTTCCACGGTGCTGATCATTGGAACCCTGTTGTTGATGCTGGTGCTCGACCGCATGGTCGGGCTGGATCGGGTATTGATCGGAGAAAGTAAATGA
- a CDS encoding NAD(P)/FAD-dependent oxidoreductase: MNPESVEVVVIGAGAAGMAAATRLAGLGLQVVLLDEQGSPGGQIYRGISLAPLSRRALLGPDYAQGNEWVQALAASSVRYEKGASVWQVTRERQVSYLREGRLYTLDAKAVLLATGAMERPFPIPGWTLPGVMSVGAAQILLKSSGLAPSEPVVLAGCGPLLYLLGWQYLRAGVTIKALVDTTRPEDYWRARRPLFAALRAWPYLRKGLELMRSLRAAGIAHHSGAEDLAIEGEQAAQALTFNVSGKAQRIATRCVLLHQGVVPNIQFSQALRARHEWDPQQLCFTPVSDPWGELDVPGVYVAGDGAGIGGAQAAALQGQLTALGIAARLKAISAADRNEQARKLRLQLEANLRIRPFLDALYQPKEQNRIPADEVMVCRCEEVTAGELRGFVALGCAGPNQAKAFGRCGMGPCQGRMCGLTVTEVIAKARGVSAAEVGYYRIRPPIKPITLGELAGE, translated from the coding sequence ATGAACCCTGAAAGCGTCGAGGTCGTGGTGATTGGCGCGGGCGCGGCCGGCATGGCTGCGGCGACGCGGTTGGCCGGGTTGGGCTTGCAGGTGGTGTTGCTGGATGAGCAGGGGAGCCCGGGTGGGCAGATCTATCGAGGCATCAGCCTGGCACCTCTGTCACGGCGGGCTTTGCTGGGGCCCGATTATGCCCAGGGCAATGAATGGGTCCAGGCCCTGGCCGCTTCGAGCGTGCGTTATGAGAAAGGTGCATCGGTGTGGCAAGTGACCCGGGAGCGCCAGGTCAGTTATCTGCGTGAAGGCCGCCTGTATACGCTGGATGCCAAGGCCGTGCTGTTGGCCACCGGTGCCATGGAACGACCGTTTCCGATTCCTGGTTGGACCTTGCCCGGCGTGATGAGTGTCGGCGCCGCGCAGATCCTGTTGAAAAGCTCAGGCCTGGCACCGAGCGAGCCGGTGGTCTTGGCCGGCTGCGGCCCGCTGTTGTACCTGCTCGGCTGGCAGTACCTGCGGGCGGGTGTAACGATCAAGGCCCTGGTCGACACCACGCGGCCAGAAGACTACTGGCGCGCCCGTCGCCCCCTGTTTGCTGCCTTGCGGGCCTGGCCGTACCTGCGCAAGGGGTTGGAGTTGATGCGCAGCTTGCGTGCTGCCGGTATTGCTCACCACAGCGGTGCCGAAGACTTGGCAATCGAAGGCGAGCAGGCGGCGCAGGCCCTGACATTCAACGTTTCGGGCAAGGCGCAACGCATCGCCACGCGCTGCGTGCTGTTGCATCAGGGCGTGGTGCCGAACATCCAGTTCAGCCAGGCGTTGCGCGCCCGCCATGAATGGGACCCGCAGCAGCTGTGTTTCACTCCGGTCAGCGATCCATGGGGAGAACTGGATGTGCCGGGGGTCTATGTCGCGGGCGACGGTGCGGGCATCGGCGGGGCGCAGGCGGCGGCGTTGCAGGGGCAACTGACGGCGCTGGGAATTGCCGCGCGGCTCAAGGCGATCAGCGCTGCTGATCGTAATGAACAGGCTCGAAAGTTGCGCCTGCAACTTGAAGCCAATCTGCGGATCCGGCCCTTCCTCGATGCGCTGTATCAACCAAAGGAACAAAACCGTATTCCAGCCGACGAGGTGATGGTCTGCCGTTGCGAGGAAGTGACGGCAGGTGAGCTGCGCGGCTTCGTCGCCCTGGGCTGCGCGGGCCCGAACCAGGCCAAGGCCTTTGGCCGTTGTGGCATGGGACCGTGCCAGGGGCGCATGTGCGGCCTGACGGTCACCGAAGTCATCGCCAAGGCCCGGGGGGTGTCGGCGGCCGAAGTCGGGTATTACCGAATTCGACCGCCGATAAAGCCCATCACCTTGGGGGAGTTGGCCGGTGAGTGA
- a CDS encoding amino acid ABC transporter permease, whose translation MDFDFNYLVAQWPALLDGVQMTLQVSVLAIICSLLVGVLGGAARVMKVPVLTQAVVLYVELIRNTPILVQLFFIFYGLPAIGMGLSLFWSGVLCLSLWAGAYQIENVRGGLATVEHGMREASVALSLKPAHYFFLVALPIAFRTSLPAVLNTSISLLKNSSYLQAIGLAELTFVAVDRIATDFRAIEMFSAICVIYLALVGILALLTGRLSARLQRPFQH comes from the coding sequence ATGGATTTCGATTTCAATTACCTGGTGGCCCAGTGGCCGGCGCTACTCGATGGCGTACAGATGACCTTGCAGGTGTCGGTACTCGCCATTATCTGCTCACTGCTCGTGGGGGTCCTGGGCGGTGCCGCGCGGGTGATGAAGGTGCCGGTGCTGACGCAGGCCGTGGTGCTGTATGTGGAACTGATCCGCAACACGCCGATCCTGGTGCAGTTGTTCTTCATTTTCTATGGGTTGCCCGCCATCGGCATGGGACTGTCGCTGTTCTGGTCGGGCGTCTTGTGCCTGTCGCTCTGGGCCGGGGCCTATCAGATCGAGAACGTGCGGGGCGGGCTGGCGACCGTGGAGCATGGCATGCGTGAAGCGAGCGTTGCCCTGAGCCTCAAGCCGGCGCATTACTTTTTCCTGGTGGCCTTGCCCATCGCGTTTCGGACCAGTCTGCCAGCGGTATTGAACACCTCCATTTCGCTGCTCAAGAACTCCTCCTACTTGCAGGCGATCGGCCTTGCCGAGCTGACGTTCGTCGCGGTGGATCGCATAGCCACGGATTTTCGTGCGATCGAAATGTTCAGCGCCATTTGCGTGATTTACCTGGCGCTGGTGGGAATCCTGGCGCTGTTGACGGGACGGCTCTCGGCCCGCCTGCAACGACCTTTCCAACACTGA
- a CDS encoding transporter substrate-binding domain-containing protein has translation MSFSFKILGSALAFSCLALGGLTQAQASGLPAVPDEIKEAGQLRAGVRCDQPPYGFQDSSGQFAGVEVEMARQVALWALGSKDKVSFTCVTAENRVPQLLGRKVDFLIATLGVTPERLRVIDFSTPYRWGASDVVVKKDSAIRKIADLKGKTLATLKGSVQAKWFEDHMPEVKTLRMNSAADALQTFRQGRADAYTHDAATLVVVADNDKDARLLNEPFQISDAAIGVRKNDEPWRDYLSAAVARMHEEKLFRGWIQQYVPQGIQSYYLSVFEQPKPAEAL, from the coding sequence ATGTCGTTTTCGTTCAAGATTCTTGGCAGTGCACTGGCATTCTCATGCCTGGCGCTGGGTGGTCTGACCCAGGCCCAGGCGTCTGGATTACCTGCGGTTCCCGATGAGATCAAGGAGGCCGGCCAACTGCGTGCCGGCGTGCGTTGCGACCAGCCGCCGTATGGCTTCCAGGACAGCAGCGGCCAGTTCGCCGGCGTTGAAGTGGAGATGGCCAGGCAAGTTGCGCTGTGGGCGCTGGGCTCGAAGGACAAGGTGTCGTTTACCTGTGTCACGGCGGAGAACCGCGTCCCGCAGTTGCTTGGACGCAAGGTTGATTTCCTGATCGCAACCCTGGGCGTCACCCCTGAACGCCTGCGCGTGATTGACTTCAGCACGCCGTATCGTTGGGGCGCCAGCGACGTGGTGGTGAAGAAGGACAGTGCGATCAGAAAGATCGCCGACCTCAAGGGCAAGACCCTCGCCACGCTCAAGGGTTCGGTGCAGGCCAAGTGGTTCGAGGACCATATGCCGGAGGTCAAGACGTTGCGCATGAACAGCGCCGCCGATGCGCTGCAGACCTTCCGCCAGGGCCGTGCCGATGCCTACACCCACGATGCCGCGACGCTGGTGGTGGTGGCGGACAACGACAAGGACGCGCGCCTGCTCAACGAGCCCTTCCAGATTTCCGACGCCGCGATCGGTGTGCGCAAGAACGACGAGCCATGGCGCGACTACCTGAGTGCCGCCGTGGCGCGCATGCACGAGGAAAAGCTGTTCCGTGGATGGATCCAGCAATACGTGCCGCAGGGCATCCAGAGCTACTACCTGAGCGTCTTCGAGCAGCCCAAGCCTGCCGAAGCCCTTTGA